One Schistocerca nitens isolate TAMUIC-IGC-003100 chromosome 1, iqSchNite1.1, whole genome shotgun sequence DNA segment encodes these proteins:
- the LOC126198943 gene encoding protein ARV1, translated as MQNDRCQYECIHCGNQIQDLFKKYSATVLKLTECQNCKNIADKYIEYDPVIVMIDLVLLNEQAYRHILWNTGFEGHWKLAAVLLLAETYCEWVSMKKQYSSLSNGGYKSTELMFEGEKYFYITCLQVLFGHMLLLATVLAITKLYWLVFPKKYQDSFTLLIFWKAFVLSNFGKFLTVAELIWDGNGNGITSSFVTIYVYLSQLHSYSVISKTSKTVAGFVVLLGFITKTIITESETLHVQLYKYAM; from the exons ATGCAGAATGACAGGTGCCAGTATGAATGTATCCACTGTGGAAACCAAATACAGGACCTTTTCAAGAAGTACAGTGCTACTGTACTGAAGCTGACAGAGTGT CAAAATTGCAAGAACATTGCTGACAAGTATATTGAATATGACCCTGTAATTGTTATGATTGACCTGGTTCTGCTAAATGAGCAAGCTTACCGACACATCTTGTGGAATACTGGCTTTGAG GGCCATTGGAAGCTTGCAGCTGTGTTGCTTTTGGCTGAAACATATTGCGAATGGGTGTCCATGAAGAAACAGTATTCTTCATTAAGCAATGGAGGCTATAAAAGTACAGAACTTATGTTTGAAGGAGAGAAATACTTTTACATCACTTGCTTGCAAGTCCTTTTTG GTCACATGCTGCTTCTTGCTACAGTGTTAGCAATAACAAAGCTGTATTGGCTTGTGTTTCCAAAAAAATATCAAGACAGTTTTACACTTTTGATCTTTTGGAAGGCATTTGTTCtgtcaaattttggaaaatttcTTACAGTCGCAGAGTTAATATGGGATGGCAATGGAAATGGAATAACAAGTTCGTTCGTTACAATCTACGTGTATCTCTCACAGTTACACTCTTACTCAG tcATTTCCAAGACCTCAAAAACAGTGGCTGGTTTTGTGGTATTACTTGGATTTATTACAAAAACAATCATAACAGAATCAGAAACACTGCATGTACAGCTTTACAAATATGCAATGTAA